The Maniola hyperantus chromosome 27, iAphHyp1.2, whole genome shotgun sequence genome has a window encoding:
- the Lnpk gene encoding endoplasmic reticulum junction formation protein lunapark-B isoform X3 translates to MAYSVVLYLLFAVLYAGRSQNWLHSVLNASPLLILPVLVIFLRSAISWYYNWSLNKNRAKLRKMREEKKKILEDVMNTETYKVAKEILDKYGSPDEQSMAIKPLAPRTVQGNSSSSTGPPPQLRQRLAIQNSSTPLSSNNMIVPVNSAVTVYKGPRLTSAHLPRPLPDRNRSALDKVVDYLLKDGPNHRMALICSACHAHNGMAMAEEFDFVSYICAYCGHMNAARKQRPTAPPLTPVRALPPAPRRPLAGAGDDSLSPSSGSDSEGEKNDDIIENGVQPNRPPTPPEGEPKTDEEKKED, encoded by the exons ATGGCGTACAGTGTGGTCCTGTACCTGCTGTTCGCTGTATTGTACGCAGGCAGGAGTCAGAACTGGCTGCATTCGGTGCTGAACGCCTCGCCGCTGCTCATCCTGCCAGTGCT TGTCATATTCCTCCGGTCTGCAATATCGTGGTACTACAACTGGTCACTGAACAAGAACAGAGCGAAACTTAGGAAGATGagagaagagaagaagaagattctAGAAGATGTCATGAACACTGAGACTTACAAG GTGGCGAAAGAAATTTTGGACAAATATGGCAGCCCCGATGAGCAATCTATGGCAATCAAACCATTGGCACCACGCACCGTCCAGGGAAACTCATCTAGCTCTACag GGCCACCTCCGCAACTCCGACAAAGGCTGGCCATCCAGAACTCTTCCACTCCGTTGTCCAGCAACAACATGATAGTGCCTGTCAACTCAGCTGTCACCGTTTACAAAGGGCCTAGGTTAACT TCGGCGCACCTCCCCCGGCCTTTGCCCGACAGGAACCGGTCGGCTTTAGACAAAGTAGTGGACTACTTACTCAAAGACGGCCCCAACCATCGCATGGCGCTTATTTGTTCCGCATGCCATGCGCATAATG gTATGGCAATGGCGGAAGAATTCGACTTCGTATCATACATATGCGCATACTGTGGCCATATGAACGCGGCCAGGAAACAAAGACCCACCGCGCCGCCACTCACGCCCGTACGCGCGTTGCCGCCCGCGCCACGTCGGCCTCTAGCAG GTGCCGGTGACGACTCTCTATCACCCAGCTCTGGTAGTGATAGTGAAGGAGAGAAAAATGATGACATCATTGAAAATGGCG tcCAGCCCAATCGTCCCCCCACTCCTCCGGAGGGAGAACCCAAGACCGACGAAGAGAAAAAAGAAGACTGA
- the Lnpk gene encoding endoplasmic reticulum junction formation protein lunapark-B isoform X4 yields the protein MGLIISRFRRKKSTTDILENLETQIKSIEQDGQYKEATHKRVIGYVMAYSVALYLLFAVLYYFMYAGRSQNWLHSVLHASPLLILPVLVIFLRSAISWYYNWSLNKNRAKLRKMREEKKKILEDVMNTETYKVAKEILDKYGSPDEQSMAIKPLAPRTVQGNSSSSTGPPPQLRQRLAIQNSSTPLSSNNMIVPVNSAVTVYKGPRLTSAHLPRPLPDRNRSALDKVVDYLLKDGPNHRMALICSACHAHNGMAMAEEFDFVSYICAYCGHMNAARKQRPTAPPLTPVRALPPAPRRPLAGAGDDSLSPSSGSDSEGEKNDDIIENGVQPNRPPTPPEGEPKTDEEKKED from the exons CGCAAGAAATCAACTACAGACATACTCGAAAACCTTGAAACTCAGATAAAGAGCATCGAGCAGGATGGCCAGTACAAGGAGGCGACACATAAACGCGTCATTGGCTACGTCATGGCGTACAGTGTGGCCCTGTACCTGCTGTTCGCTGTATTGTACTACTTCATGTACGCGGGCAGGAGTCAGAACTGGCTGCATTCGGTGCTGCACGCCTCGCCGCTGCTCATCCTGCCAGTGCT TGTCATATTCCTCCGGTCTGCAATATCGTGGTACTACAACTGGTCACTGAACAAGAACAGAGCGAAACTTAGGAAGATGagagaagagaagaagaagattctAGAAGATGTCATGAACACTGAGACTTACAAG GTGGCGAAAGAAATTTTGGACAAATATGGCAGCCCCGATGAGCAATCTATGGCAATCAAACCATTGGCACCACGCACCGTCCAGGGAAACTCATCTAGCTCTACag GGCCACCTCCGCAACTCCGACAAAGGCTGGCCATCCAGAACTCTTCCACTCCGTTGTCCAGCAACAACATGATAGTGCCTGTCAACTCAGCTGTCACCGTTTACAAAGGGCCTAGGTTAACT TCGGCGCACCTCCCCCGGCCTTTGCCCGACAGGAACCGGTCGGCTTTAGACAAAGTAGTGGACTACTTACTCAAAGACGGCCCCAACCATCGCATGGCGCTTATTTGTTCCGCATGCCATGCGCATAATG gTATGGCAATGGCGGAAGAATTCGACTTCGTATCATACATATGCGCATACTGTGGCCATATGAACGCGGCCAGGAAACAAAGACCCACCGCGCCGCCACTCACGCCCGTACGCGCGTTGCCGCCCGCGCCACGTCGGCCTCTAGCAG GTGCCGGTGACGACTCTCTATCACCCAGCTCTGGTAGTGATAGTGAAGGAGAGAAAAATGATGACATCATTGAAAATGGCG tcCAGCCCAATCGTCCCCCCACTCCTCCGGAGGGAGAACCCAAGACCGACGAAGAGAAAAAAGAAGACTGA
- the Lnpk gene encoding endoplasmic reticulum junction formation protein lunapark-B isoform X2 yields the protein MSLTSRRVIGYVMAYSVALYLLFAVLYYFMYAGRSQNWLHSVLHASPLLILPVLVIFLRSAISWYYNWSLNKNRAKLRKMREEKKKILEDVMNTETYKVAKEILDKYGSPDEQSMAIKPLAPRTVQGNSSSSTGPPPQLRQRLAIQNSSTPLSSNNMIVPVNSAVTVYKGPRLTSAHLPRPLPDRNRSALDKVVDYLLKDGPNHRMALICSACHAHNGMAMAEEFDFVSYICAYCGHMNAARKQRPTAPPLTPVRALPPAPRRPLAGAGDDSLSPSSGSDSEGEKNDDIIENGVQPNRPPTPPEGEPKTDEEKKED from the exons ATGTCTCTAACATCTAGACGCGTCATCGGCTACGTCATGGCGTACAGTGTGGCCCTGTACCTGCTGTTCGCTGTATTGTACTACTTCATGTACGCGGGCAGGAGTCAGAACTGGCTGCATTCGGTGCTGCACGCCTCGCCGCTGCTCATCCTGCCAGTGCT TGTCATATTCCTCCGGTCTGCAATATCGTGGTACTACAACTGGTCACTGAACAAGAACAGAGCGAAACTTAGGAAGATGagagaagagaagaagaagattctAGAAGATGTCATGAACACTGAGACTTACAAG GTGGCGAAAGAAATTTTGGACAAATATGGCAGCCCCGATGAGCAATCTATGGCAATCAAACCATTGGCACCACGCACCGTCCAGGGAAACTCATCTAGCTCTACag GGCCACCTCCGCAACTCCGACAAAGGCTGGCCATCCAGAACTCTTCCACTCCGTTGTCCAGCAACAACATGATAGTGCCTGTCAACTCAGCTGTCACCGTTTACAAAGGGCCTAGGTTAACT TCGGCGCACCTCCCCCGGCCTTTGCCCGACAGGAACCGGTCGGCTTTAGACAAAGTAGTGGACTACTTACTCAAAGACGGCCCCAACCATCGCATGGCGCTTATTTGTTCCGCATGCCATGCGCATAATG gTATGGCAATGGCGGAAGAATTCGACTTCGTATCATACATATGCGCATACTGTGGCCATATGAACGCGGCCAGGAAACAAAGACCCACCGCGCCGCCACTCACGCCCGTACGCGCGTTGCCGCCCGCGCCACGTCGGCCTCTAGCAG GTGCCGGTGACGACTCTCTATCACCCAGCTCTGGTAGTGATAGTGAAGGAGAGAAAAATGATGACATCATTGAAAATGGCG tcCAGCCCAATCGTCCCCCCACTCCTCCGGAGGGAGAACCCAAGACCGACGAAGAGAAAAAAGAAGACTGA
- the Lnpk gene encoding endoplasmic reticulum junction formation protein lunapark-B isoform X1 has translation MSLTSRRVIGYVMAYSVALYLLFAVLYYFMYAGRSQNWLHSVLHASPLLILPVLVIFLRSAISWYYNWSLNKNRAKLRKMREEKKKILEDVMNTETYKVAKEILDKYGSPDEQSMAIKPLAPRTVQGNSSSSTGPPPQLRQRLAIQNSSTPLSSNNMIVPVNSAVTVYKGPRLTSAHLPRPLPDRNRSALDKVVDYLLKDGPNHRMALICSACHAHNGMAMAEEFDFVSYICAYCGHMNAARKQRPTAPPLTPVRALPPAPRRPLAGAGDDSLSPSSGSDSEGEKNDDIIENGVQPNRPPTPPEGEPKTDEEKKED, from the exons ATGTCTCTAACATCTAGACGCGTCATCGGCTACGTCATGGCGTACAGTGTGGCCCTGTACCTGCTGTTCGCTGTATTGTACTACTTCATGTACGCAGGCAGGAGTCAGAACTGGCTGCATTCGGTGCTGCACGCCTCGCCGCTGCTCATCCTGCCAGTGCT TGTCATATTCCTCCGGTCTGCAATATCGTGGTACTACAACTGGTCACTGAACAAGAACAGAGCGAAACTTAGGAAGATGagagaagagaagaagaagattctAGAAGATGTCATGAACACTGAGACTTACAAG GTGGCGAAAGAAATTTTGGACAAATATGGCAGCCCCGATGAGCAATCTATGGCAATCAAACCATTGGCACCACGCACCGTCCAGGGAAACTCATCTAGCTCTACag GGCCACCTCCGCAACTCCGACAAAGGCTGGCCATCCAGAACTCTTCCACTCCGTTGTCCAGCAACAACATGATAGTGCCTGTCAACTCAGCTGTCACCGTTTACAAAGGGCCTAGGTTAACT TCGGCGCACCTCCCCCGGCCTTTGCCCGACAGGAACCGGTCGGCTTTAGACAAAGTAGTGGACTACTTACTCAAAGACGGCCCCAACCATCGCATGGCGCTTATTTGTTCCGCATGCCATGCGCATAATG gTATGGCAATGGCGGAAGAATTCGACTTCGTATCATACATATGCGCATACTGTGGCCATATGAACGCGGCCAGGAAACAAAGACCCACCGCGCCGCCACTCACGCCCGTACGCGCGTTGCCGCCCGCGCCACGTCGGCCTCTAGCAG GTGCCGGTGACGACTCTCTATCACCCAGCTCTGGTAGTGATAGTGAAGGAGAGAAAAATGATGACATCATTGAAAATGGCG tcCAGCCCAATCGTCCCCCCACTCCTCCGGAGGGAGAACCCAAGACCGACGAAGAGAAAAAAGAAGACTGA